In a genomic window of uncultured Flavobacterium sp.:
- a CDS encoding DUF5690 family protein, whose amino-acid sequence MSKKASNFRFILKTSIAAFGTYFCMYAFRKPFTVATFDHMSFWGIDYKILLILAQVLGYTLSKFLGIKIISELKSAKRTLYLISFIAISELALLGFALVPAPYNILFLFINGLPLGMIWGIVFSYIEGRKTTELLGVILCSSFIVSSGAAKSVGVFVLTVLGCNEFWMPFVSGLIFIIPLIVFSLFLEKIPNPDSEDLALKSKRKPLSKKERASLFQQFAFPLTAIIIFYAMLTAMREFRDNFARELWDTLGYKESISIYMYSEIPIAISVLVILGFLGSMKNNYKAFKNYHLVLFLGSLLIGATTFLFQKHLISPLPWMMISGFGMYVCYIPFNGLFFDRMIATYKIDGNTGFLIYIADAFGYLGSVLVLFFKNFGDKNISLLSFFTTCIYLLSFVGIITTIMSFNYFKRKFKKTSKISTTPLYT is encoded by the coding sequence ATGTCTAAAAAAGCATCTAATTTCAGGTTTATATTAAAAACATCCATTGCGGCATTTGGTACTTATTTTTGTATGTATGCGTTCCGTAAACCCTTTACTGTAGCGACATTTGACCATATGTCTTTTTGGGGAATTGACTATAAAATCTTGTTGATTCTGGCTCAGGTTTTAGGATATACACTTTCTAAATTTTTAGGAATCAAGATTATATCCGAATTAAAATCGGCAAAGAGAACTTTATATTTAATCAGTTTTATAGCCATTTCTGAGTTAGCTTTATTAGGATTTGCATTAGTTCCGGCGCCATACAATATTCTGTTTTTATTCATAAACGGATTGCCTTTGGGAATGATCTGGGGAATTGTTTTCTCGTATATCGAAGGAAGAAAAACTACCGAATTATTAGGCGTTATTCTCTGTTCGAGTTTTATAGTTTCTTCTGGAGCCGCAAAATCCGTTGGCGTATTTGTCTTGACGGTTTTGGGATGCAATGAGTTTTGGATGCCTTTTGTTTCGGGTTTAATATTTATAATTCCGTTAATCGTATTTTCATTGTTTTTGGAGAAAATCCCAAATCCTGATAGCGAAGATTTAGCTTTAAAATCAAAACGAAAACCACTCAGCAAAAAAGAACGCGCTTCATTATTTCAGCAATTTGCATTTCCGTTAACGGCAATAATTATATTCTACGCAATGCTTACGGCAATGAGAGAATTCAGGGATAATTTTGCCAGAGAATTGTGGGATACATTGGGATATAAAGAAAGTATTTCGATTTATATGTATTCAGAAATTCCTATTGCGATCTCAGTTCTCGTTATTTTAGGATTTTTAGGAAGCATGAAAAACAACTACAAAGCTTTCAAAAATTATCATTTAGTATTGTTTTTAGGTTCATTACTTATTGGCGCAACAACATTTTTGTTTCAAAAGCACTTAATATCGCCACTTCCGTGGATGATGATCTCGGGATTTGGAATGTACGTTTGCTATATTCCGTTCAACGGTTTGTTTTTTGACCGAATGATTGCCACTTATAAAATAGACGGAAACACTGGGTTTTTAATCTATATCGCCGATGCTTTTGGATATTTAGGAAGCGTTTTGGTTTTATTTTTTAAGAATTTCGGAGACAAAAATATTTCGTTATTAAGCTTTTTTACCACTTGTATTTATCTGTTATCCTTTGTTGGGATAATTACAACCATAATGTCCTTTAATTACTTTAAAAGGAAATTCAAAAAAACATCAAAAATTAGTACAACACCTTTATACACTTGA